The proteins below are encoded in one region of Coffea arabica cultivar ET-39 chromosome 4c, Coffea Arabica ET-39 HiFi, whole genome shotgun sequence:
- the LOC113739010 gene encoding phosphoenolpyruvate/phosphate translocator 1, chloroplastic-like has protein sequence MQGTAISFSPSISLPNKPNSISTHRHGFLQSPRTELPLHFNPLLKTPSVSSRKLITPIKCTSSVNPISSGWISGPPPEPESDDNVKVRATSVPESAPGQPEGKALVDTLVLGLLFGLWYLFNIYFNIYNKQVLKVYPYPVTVTVVQFAVGTVFVIFMWLFNLYKRPKITSGQLAAILPLAVVHVLGNLFTNMSLGKVAVSFTHTIKAMEPFFSVALSAMFLGEMPTIWVVSSLLPIMGGVALASMTEASFNWAGFWSAMASNLTNQSRNVLSKKFMVKKEESLDNITLFSIITIMSFFLLAPFAIFAEGIKFTPAFLQSAELNVRQVYTRSLIAALCFHAYQQVSYMILQRVSPVTHSVGNCVKRVVVIVSSVLFFRTPVSPINSLGTGIALAGVFLYSRAKRIKPKPKTA, from the exons ATGCAGGGCACAGCGATTTCATTCTCCCCTTCAATTTCCCTCCCCAATAAACCCAATTCAATTTCCACACACCGCCACGGATTCCTTCAATCTCCTCGCACTGAACTTCCTCTCCATTTCAACCCTCTGCTGAAAACGCCGTCGGTTTCGTCCCGCAAGCTAATTACGCCGATTAAATGCACTTCCTCGGTGAATCCGATAAGTTCCGGATGGATTTCTGGCCCGCCTCCGGAGCCCGAATCTGATGACAATGTTAAGGTTCGGGCCACTTCTGTGCCCGAGAGCGCCCCCGGACAGCCCGAAGGAAAAGCTTTGGTTGATACTTTAGTGCTGGGACTTCTTTTTGGACTTTGGTATCTGTTTAATATCTACTTCAATATCTATAATAAACAG GTCCTGAAAGTTTATCCGTACCCAGTAACTGTTACTGTGGTTCAATTTGCAGTTGGGACGGTCTTTGTTATTTTTATGTGGCTGTTCAATCTATACAAGCGGCCCAAGATCACTTCTGGACAG CTTGCTGCTATCCTACCATTGGCAGTGGTTCATGTGTTGGGCAACCTTTTCACGAACATGAGCCTTGGAAAAGTCGCAGTTTCTTTCACTCACACTATCAAAGCTATGGAACCGTTCTTCTCAGTTGCCCTCTCTGCCATGTTCTTAGGAGAG ATGCCTACCATATGGGTAGTCTCATCTCTTCTGCCAATTATGGGTGGAGTAGCACTGGCATCTATGACTGAGGCATCCTTCAATTG GGCTGGTTTTTGGAGTGCAATGGCGTCAAATTTGACTAATCAATCTCGAAATGTCCTTAGCAAGAAGTTTATGGTTAAGAAGGAG GAATCATTGGATAATATCACCCTCTTTTCTATAATTACTATCATGTCTTTTTTCTTGTTGGCTCCGTTTGCTATTTTCGCGGAAGGAATCAAATTCACTCCTGCTTTCCTGCAATCTGCG GAATTGAATGTCAGGCAGGTTTACACTAGGTCTCTCATAGCTGCTCTGTGCTTCCATGCATATCAACAG GTTTCTTACATGATATTGCAGCGCGTATCTCCTGTAACTCATTCTGTGGGCAACTGTGTGAAGCGGGTTGTGGTGATCGTCTCATCTGTTCTATTCTTTAGAACACCTGTTTCACCTATTAATTCTTTGG GCACTGGGATTGCTCTTGCTGGAGTATTCCTGTATTCAAGAGCGAAGCGCATTAAGCCCAAGCCAAAAACAGCTTAA
- the LOC113740214 gene encoding putative disease resistance RPP13-like protein 3, producing the protein MADSVISLVIGRIVDLLKKNSVFLKDVERQVERLGNDLEWMRCFLKDAEQRQDEDARIRNWVSLVRAAAYDAEDVIEIFASKVEFFTKDKGLITKLTYYPLKIVNLYKIGKEIESLGMRLKEIADSREEYGINNLGEGITTHGEELQRIRRSSPFSEDKDIVGFEKITKFLVAELMKEDRNRRVVSIVGMGGAGKTTLAKKVYNHADVRARFNCRAWVCVSSSYDHKEVLRSIIKQLNTISKELLEVLEKMEEQDLEQRLYQDLQDKCYLVVLDDVWNEEAWDCLARAFPDVNTSSRLLLTSRNRGVPLHADALSIPYELKTLGQEDSWQLFLRKALGHGDNSGCPLDLEEVGREIARRCGGLPLAITVIGGLLLTKKRLKSEWEKVLNSFNTNLSRSQSGVSAILELSYADLPANLKFCFLYLGLFPEDYVISVCKLIHMWVAEGIMQKRDAENLEEIAAYDVEQLFSRNMIQAAEMTVDERIKSCRVHDLLRELAIRKAEDENFFQIHDTRDDEISAKSRYLAVHILHRDKNYFGTSTPPLRSLLFFNVHGYGENISLSIKSFGKLRILDLENVKMGNLPKEIGEVRLLRYLGLRDTSITRLPHSFGCLRYLQTLDIRNIKQVIVSNFIWKLESLRHLYANRIGSNAPLKIEGLRNLQTLSGMHFDDIMHNNMITLTSLQKLGILVDDRSEMDKLCMHLSEVGSLKTLHLYCTERRLWLSLAGLSKLRHVTELKLSGELRMLPPDFPPNLSRLSLKHTLLKDDPMPILGKLGQLSFLKMKVAYGGSQLVISRHGFHQLKFLELNSLYDLDEINVEKGALPQLRCLRIRECNSLKKLPEELKHISSLDALELVDMRVDFISGLDADMVSGVPNLRISFTERSRRLSLLEQITAHARVIRAAVLFQPAAQPS; encoded by the coding sequence ATGGCTGACTCTGTCATCTCTCTTGTCATTGGGAGGATTGTTGATCTGctgaaaaaaaattctgttttcctgaaaGATGTTGAACGACAAGTTGAAAGACTTGGAAATGATCTGGAGTGGATGCGGTGTTTCCTGAAGGATGCAGAACAGAGGCAAGATGAAGATGCCAGGATCCGCAACTGGGTTTCTTTAGTCAGAGCTGCTGCCTACGATGCGGAGGATGTCATTGAGATCTTTGCCAGCAAAGTTGAGTTCTTCACAAAGGACAAGGGACTCATCACCAAATTGACGTATTATCCCTTGAAAATTGTGAACCTCTACAAGATAGGTAAAGAGATTGAATCCTTAGGGATGAGGCTTAAGGAGATTGCTGACAGCCGCGAAGAGTATGGTATCAATAATCTTGGAGAGGGGATCACTACACATGGAGAAGAGCTTCAACGGATCCGGCGATCCTCTCCTTTCAGCGAGGACAAGGATATAGTGGGCTTCGAGAAGATTACAAAATTTCTGGTGGCAGAGCTTATGAAAGAGGACAGAAACCGCCGTGTGGTTTCAATCGTTGGCATGGGAGGTGCTGGTAAGACAACTCTAGCCAAAAAAGTTTATAACCATGCTGATGTCAGGGCAAGATTCAATTGCCGTGCTTGGGTCTGCGTCTCTTCAAGCTACGATCACAAAGAGGTGCTGAGATCTATCATAAAGCAATTGAATACAATAAGTAAAGAGCTACTTGAAGTGTTGGAAAAGATGGAAGAGCAAGACTTGGAACAAAGGCTGTATCAAGATCTACAAGATAAATGTTATCTTGTGGTGCTTGATGATGTATGGAATGAAGAAGCGTGGGATTGTCTTGCTAGGGCCTTTCCTGATGTTAATACATCAAGTAGATTGCTACTTACAAGTCGCAATAGGGGTGTTCCCTTACACGCAGATGCTCTTAGCATCCCATATGAGCTGAAAACTTTGGGGCAGGAAGATAGCTGGCAGTTGTTCCTCAGAAAAGCTTTAGGCCATGGGGATAATTCTGGGTGTCCTCTAGATTTGGAAGAAGTAGGCAGAGAGATTGCAAGGAGATGTGGTGGTCTGCCACTGGCCATCACGGTTATAGGTGGGCTGCTACTGACAAAGAAAAGGTTGAAGAGTGAATGGGAGAAAGTTCTCAACAGCTTCAACACAAACCTATCAAGGAGCCAGAGTGGAGTATCAGCAATTCTGGAATTAAGTTATGCAGACCTTCCTgccaatctgaaattttgctttTTGTATTTGGGTTTGTTTCCCGAAGATTACGTGATTTCTGTGTGCAAGTTGATCCATATGTGGGTTGCAGAGGGAATAATGCAGAAAAGAGATGCAgaaaatttggaggaaattgCAGCATATGATGTGGAACAACTTTTTAGCAGAAATATGATCCAAGCGGCGGAAATGACTGTTGATGAGAGGATTAAAAGCTGCAGAGTCCATGATTTACTGCGCGAGCTTGCAATCAGAAAGGCAGaggatgaaaatttttttcagaTCCATGACACCAGAGATGATGAAATATCAGCCAAATCCAGGTACCTTGCTGTTCATATACTCCATCgggataaaaattattttgggaCTTCGACCCCTCCTCTCCGATCTCTACTTTTTTTCAATGTCCACGGTTACGGGGAAAACATTAGTCTTAGCATCAAAAGTTTCGGGAAGCTTAGGATACTAGACCTTGAGAATGTTAAGATGGGTAATTTGCCAAAAGAAATTGGTGAAGTCAGGCTTCTAAGGTACCTCGGTTTAAGAGACACATCGATTACAAGGCTCCCTCATTCCTTCGGTTGCTTGCGATACCTACAAACTCTTGACATACGGAACATTAAGCAAGTGAtagtttcaaatttcatttggaagcttgaaagtttaCGCCATCTATATGCGAATCGCATAGGAAGTAATGCACCTCTCAAGATTGAAGGATTGAGGAATCTTCAGACTCTGTCAGGCATGCACTTTGATGACATTATGCACAATAACATGATAACTCTGACAAGTCTTCAGAAACTGGGGATTTTAGTGGATGACAGGTCAGAAATGGACAAACTCTGCATGCATTTATCTGAGGTTGGAAGTCTGAAGACGTTACATCTTTATTGTACTGAAAGAAGACTGTGGCTATCTCTTGCTGGACTTTCTAAGCTCCGTCATGTAACAGAGCTTAAGCTATCCGGGGAGTTGAGAATGCTGCCTCCTGATTTCCCTCCAAACCTCTCTCGCTTGTCTTTGAAACACACACTCCTCAAGGATGATCCAATGCCAATACTAGGGAAGTTGGGACAGCTGTCGTTCCTCAAAATGAAAGTTGCATATGGAGGATCACAGCTAGTCATTTCTAGGCACGGGTTTCACCAATTGAAATTCCTTGAGCTCAACTCCCTATATGATTTGGATGAAATAAATGTGGAGAAAGGTGCATTGCCACAGCTCCGGTGCCTGAGAATCAGGGAGTGCAACAGTTTAAAAAAGTTGCCGGAAGAGCTGAAGCACATATCTAGTCTTGATGCGCTTGAGCTTGTGGACATGCGAGTAGATTTCATCAGTGGGCTTGATGCGGACATGGTATCCGGTGTCCCTAACCTCAGAATCAGTTTCACGGAGAGGAGTCGAAGGCTGAGTTTGCTGGAACAAATTACAGCTCACGCACGAGTCATAAGGGCAGCTGTTCTTTTCCAACCGGCTGCTCAACCATCATGA